One window from the genome of Eleginops maclovinus isolate JMC-PN-2008 ecotype Puerto Natales chromosome 15, JC_Emac_rtc_rv5, whole genome shotgun sequence encodes:
- the LOC134876604 gene encoding dicentracin-like: MKCTTIFLVLSMVVLMAEPGDAFFGHILKGIVGVGKHIHGHIHGRHGEAMRDQDAMRDQEAMRDQDAMRDQEAMRDQEAMDQRAFERERAFA, translated from the exons aTGAAGTGCACCACCATCTTTCTGGTGTTGTCCATGGTGGTCCTCATGGCTGAACCTGGGGACGCTTTCTTTGGCCACATTTTAAAGGGAATTGTTGGCG TCGGCAAGCACATCCATGG ACACATCCACGGGAGACACGGTGAAGCGATGAGGGACCAGGACGCGATGAGGGACCAGGAAGCGATGAGGGACCAGGACGCGATGAGGGACCAGGAAGCGATGAGGGACCAGGAAGCGATGGACCAACGAGCGTTTGAACGAGAGCGAGCGTTTGCCTGA
- the LOC134876607 gene encoding dicentracin-like, whose product MKCTTIFLVLSMVVLMAEPGDAFFGHILKGIVSVGKHIHGHIHGRHGEAMRDQDAMRDQEAMRDQEAMDQRAFERERAFA is encoded by the exons aTGAAGTGCACCACCATCTTTCTGGTGTTGTCCATGGTGGTCCTCATGGCTGAACCTGGGGACGCTTTCTTTGGCCACATTTTAAAGGGAATTGTTAGCG TCGGCAAGCACATCCATGG ACACATCCACGGGAGACACGGTGAAGCGATGAGGGACCAGGACGCGATGAGGGACCAGGAAGCGATGAGGGACCAGGAAGCGATGGACCAACGAGCGTTTGAACGAGAGCGAGCGTTTGCCTGA
- the LOC134876605 gene encoding dicentracin-like codes for MKCTTIFLVLSMVVLMAEPGDAFFGHILKGIVSVGKHIHGLIRGRHGEAMREQDAMRDQDAMRDQEAMRDKEAMDQRAFEQERAFA; via the exons aTGAAGTGCACCACCATCTTTCTGGTGTTGTCCATGGTGGTCCTCATGGCTGAACCTGGGGACGCTTTCTTTGGCCACATTTTAAAGGGAATTGTTAGCG TCGGCAAGCACATCCATGG ACTCATCCGCGGGAGACACGGTGAAGCGATGAGGGAACAGGACGCGATGAGGGACCAGGACGCGATGAGGGACCAGGAAGCGATGAGGGACAAGGAAGCGATGGACCAACGAGCGTTTGAACAAGAGCGAGCGTTTGCCTGA